CGCGACCGGGTTGACCAACGGCCAGGACTACTGGTTCGAGGTCTTCAGCCGCGACGCGAACGGCAACTGGGCCGCCGGCGCCGCGACCGGCCCCCACCAGCCCTCCCTCGTCGACTCCGACGCGCCCTGCGCCGCCGCCGACCTGCGGATCACCTCGCACGACGAGACGAGCGTCACCATCCAGTTCACGGCGCCCTACGAGGACTGCTCGGGCAGCGCGGGCAACGTCTCCGCCTACATGGTCCGCTACCACCCGACGCCCATCACCGCCGGGAACTGGGACCAGGCCTGGACCTGGAACGACAGCTACACCACCGGGCTGGTGGCCGCTGGCGCCAACCAGCAGATCGTCCTCACGGGCCTCGACTCCAACTCCCGCTTCTGGATCCAGGTGAAGGCCGTCGACGACTGGCCGAACGTCGGACCGGTGGCGGCCCTGCTGGCCTCTGGCGGGACCTGCGAGACCGACTCCAACTGCGAGTCGACCCACCTCCACACCGGCTGGAACATCGCCGGCAACGAGGACCAGCTGCAGACCACCAACACCTGCCTCGGCGTCTTCGGGGTGACCTCCTGCATGTACTGGGTCTCCACCGGCGTCGGCGACTGGGCCGGCTCCTATGTCGATACCACCGGCTCCGGCGTGGTGGAGGAGGGCAGGGGCTACTGGCTCGGGGCGGCCGGCAACGAGGACCTGATCCCGCCCGGCGACGCCACGCCCTGGGGCGTCGCCTCGGTGGTGGAGGTGTCCTTGCAGAAGGGGATGAACCTCATCGCGAACCCCTTCCCCGACGCCGTGTCGATGACCAGCCTCGAGATCGTCCAGAACCCGGGTGGCGGCGAGACCGTGAACACCTGGGAGAACGCGATCCTCGCCGGCTGGATCTACCCCTCTCTCTACGCCTACGACGGCTCCAACTACTTCACCGAGCTCTGGGACTCTGGCGGGTGCATGCACTCCCGGCACGGGTACTGGCTCAAGCTCGCCGTCGACGACGTCAACACCTACGCCATTCGAATCACGAAGCCCTGAGGAGTCACCCCATGAGAACCAAGACGAACGCTCCCTTCGTCCGGACCATCTTCGCTGTCGCGCTGTCCGCGCTCTTCGCGATGCCGGCCCTGGGTCAGACCATCACGATCGAGCACTGGGAGGCCAAGCTGCGGGCCACGGACGACGTGTCCACCGCGCGCTTCGACCTCGGTGTGAGAGCCAACGCCACCGACGACCTGGACATCCTCTACGACATCCAGGCGCTCGCGGGGTACGGGCTGCGAGCCTACTTCGACCAGCCCACCTGGGGCGGCTACTACAGCCGCGACATGCGTGATCCGTTGATGCCCGAGAACTGGAGCTTCATCGTCGACCGTCTTACCGCGGGCCGCAACGTCACCTTGACCTGGAACATGCGATACGTGCCCACCGGCTGTGACCGGGTCGATCTGACCCTGGTGGATCAGGCCACGGGGACGCGGATCGACATGCGCCGCCAGGAGAGCTTCACCTGGGCGCAGACCAACACCAGCCCCCGCGTCTTCCTGGTGGAGGCCGCGGTGATCAGCTCGCCGCGTCCGGCCGCTCCGGTGGCCAAGGGCGCGCGGGCGACCGGTGACATCGACCGGGTCATCATCGACTGGACGCCTCCGAAGGAGAGCCCGGTGTCGGTCGCGGCCTACGACGTCTACCGGGTGGTCGATGGCAAGCGGACCAAGGTCAACGAGCTCCCGCTCTTCAACACCGAGTTCCGTGATCGCGGAGCTCCTGCCGACGTGGACGGCCTGGTCTACGAGGTGCACTCGCTGAGCCACGACCTCTGCTCCAGCGACTCCTCCAACCGGGTGGTGGTCCGCACCGACACCAACTGATCCCGGCCTCGCCTCCTCGCGCTCCCGGAGAGGTCCTCAGGCGACCCATGATGCAACGCAAAGTATTGATGCTGGCGCTCCTGCCGGTCCTCCTCCTGGGGGCCCGGCAGGCCAGCGCCCAGCTTCCGCCTCCGCCGCCGGACACCACGAACCCCTTCCGGGGAAGTGAGCAGCCAGGCGATGGGGCCGCCGGTGTGCCGGTGGATGCCCTCATCATCCTCTGCGCCTACGACCTGCACTCCGGGGTCGACGTCACCACTCTCCAGGTGACCGTGAACGACGGCGGCGGGGACGTCGTCTACTCCACCTCCAGCAACCCGCTGAACTTCGCCGCCAGCGTGAACGACACCTGGTGCTCCGCCTCCAACGACGGCTCCAACGCCAACGGTATCAAGATCACCGTGACCCCGCTCGCCAACTTCGGCGACGCGGCCACGGTCACCGTCACCCCGGCCTTCGACGACATCGAGGGCAACCCCTACGCCGGCGGCAGCTACAGCTTCACCGCCTTCTCCGGCGCGCCGCCGCCTCCGGACGCGACGGGTCCGAGCCGGGCCACCGAGAACCCGGCGCCGAGCGCCACCGGCGTCCTCCTGGGCAGCACGGTCTTCTTCTGTGTCTATGACTCGGGCATCGGCGTCGATCTCTCCACCATCTCGGTGGTCGTGAACGACGGCTCGCCCACCACCTACTCGGCCTCGAGCAACCCCGGCAACTTCACCGTGGTCTCGAGCGACCCCACCTGCATCGACGGCACCGACGGCCCCAACAGCACGGGCACCTCGGTGACGGTGACCCCCCTCGCCGCCTTCCCGACCTCGACCGTAGTGACGGTGACGCCCTCGCTCCAGGACCTGCTGGGCAACAGCTACACCGGAGGGGCCTACACCTTCACCACCGAGTCGGGCATCGACACCACGAATCCGACCCGGAACACCGAGACGCCCGCCCCCAGCGCCACCAGCGTGCTGGCCCAGACCACCATCGTCTTCTGTGCCTACGACGACTCCGCCGGCGTGGACGTCGCCACCCTTCAGGTCACGGTCAACGATGGGGGAGGGGATGTCGTCTACTCCACCTCCAGCAACGCCTCCAACTTCGTCACCAGCGTCAACGACAGCGCCTGCATCGACAGCAACGACGGGGCGAACCCCAGGGGCGTGAAGGTGACCGTCACCCCGGTCTCCCGGCTGGCCTACTCCACCACGGTGACGGTGACCCCCGCCTTCGCCGATCAGCAGGCCAACAGCTACGTCG
The DNA window shown above is from Deltaproteobacteria bacterium and carries:
- a CDS encoding fibronectin type III domain-containing protein — encoded protein: ATGLTNGQDYWFEVFSRDANGNWAAGAATGPHQPSLVDSDAPCAAADLRITSHDETSVTIQFTAPYEDCSGSAGNVSAYMVRYHPTPITAGNWDQAWTWNDSYTTGLVAAGANQQIVLTGLDSNSRFWIQVKAVDDWPNVGPVAALLASGGTCETDSNCESTHLHTGWNIAGNEDQLQTTNTCLGVFGVTSCMYWVSTGVGDWAGSYVDTTGSGVVEEGRGYWLGAAGNEDLIPPGDATPWGVASVVEVSLQKGMNLIANPFPDAVSMTSLEIVQNPGGGETVNTWENAILAGWIYPSLYAYDGSNYFTELWDSGGCMHSRHGYWLKLAVDDVNTYAIRITKP